A genomic window from Cucumis melo cultivar AY chromosome 8, USDA_Cmelo_AY_1.0, whole genome shotgun sequence includes:
- the LOC103486007 gene encoding probable inactive leucine-rich repeat receptor-like protein kinase At3g03770, protein MAEILRSSLCLAILILLVRVNFSEQLQLSQTRTLLRIQQLLNFPAVLSNWNYSTDFCNLEPDSYVTVVCYEGNLTQLHIIGKKGALLLPHNFSMKSFVNTLSKLPDLKVLTLVSLGLWGSIPGKIAHLSSLEILNMSSNFLYGAIPQEISLLSGLRTLILDDNMLAGQLPDWFHVLPLLTVLSLKHNNLNGSLPNSLNELENLRVLSLSHNHFYGELPDLSTLTNLQVLELEDNGFGPQFPQLSNKLVTLKLSKNKLRSSIPPEVSSFYQLQYFDVSLNSLVGPLPSAFFSLPSLSYLNISGNKLTGMLMDNISCNDELKVVDLSSNLLTGSLPQCLQADTRNRVVLYLRNCFVTGEQQQHPVSYCQNEALAVGIVPEEKKKDQSRKAVLALSIVGGVVGVIILLGIVCIVVRRKNEKNTVKKPPTNLIVENPSAGYTSKLLSDARYISQTMQFAPLGLSTYRLLSYEEIEDATKNFDSSAFMGEGSQGQMYRGQLKDGSLVAIRCLKMKKRYSTQNFTHHIDLISKLRHRHLVSALGHCFELYLEDSSVSRIFLVFEYVPNGTLRSWISGRNSRRSLTWTQRIAAAVGIAKGIQFLHTVAGVYSNNIKITDVLLDQNLAAKISSYNLPLMAESMAKVGRGVSSGGSKDSGCHERINQEAQADIYDFGVILLEIIRGRALKSKSEINVLREKLQEAISSDSIARRSIVDSSIQNECLDQSLKTMMEVCVRCLLKDPVTRPSLEDVLWNLQFAAQVQDAWCGEYRSSDGSPISPSQPKLSIC, encoded by the exons ATGGCTGAAATACTTCGTAGTTCTTTGTGTCTAGCCATTCTCATCCTTCTTGTTCGAGTCAACTTTTCGGAGCAATTACAACTGTCGCAGACTCGGACGCTGTTAAGAATACAGCAACTTCTGAACTTCCCTGCTGTATTAAGTAATTGGAATTATAGCACGGATTTTTGCAACTTGGAACCAGATTCCTATGTGACTGTTGTGTGCTATGAGGGAAACTTGACCCAGTTGCATATAATTGGGAAGAAAGGAGCTCTTTTACTACCTCATAATTTCTCGATGAAATCTTTCGTTAACACCCTTTCTAAGCTTCCAGATTTGAAAGTCCTTACATTAGTTTCCCTTGGTTTATGGGGGTCGATACCTGGCAAAATTGCTCATTTATCATCACTGGAAATATTAAACATGAGCTCTAATTTCCTATATGGTGCCATCCCTCAGGAGATTTCGTTGCTGTCAGGCTTACGGACACTTATACTTGATGATAACATGCTTGCAGGACAGCTTCCTGACTGGTTCCACGTGCTTCCACTTCTAACCGTTTTGAGCTTGAAACATAACAATCTCAATGGATCATTGCCTAATTCACTAAATGAGTTGGAAAATCTTAGAGTTCTTTCACTTTCACATAACCATTTTTATGGAGAGTTGCCTGACCTCAGCACTTTGACCAACCTTCAAGTACTTGAATTGGAAGACAATGGTTTTGGACCTCAATTCCCTCAACTTAGCAATAAGTTGGTTACCCTAAAACTGAGTAAAAACAAGCTCAGATCTAGTATCCCTCCTGAAGTTAGCTCCTTTTACCAACTTCAGTATTTCGACGTCTCCTTGAATTCTTTGGTTGGGCCATTGCCATCAGCATTCTTTTCTCTGCCATCTCTTTCCTATCTCAATATATCAGGGAACAAGCTCACAGGAATGCTTATGGATAATATTTCTTGCAATGATGAACTTAAAGTTGTGGACTTATCCTCAAATCTCTTGACTGGAAGCTTGCCACAATGTCTTCAAGCAGATACGAGGAACAGGGTTGTCTTGTATCTCAGAAATTGTTTTGTCACTGGAGAACAACAACAGCATCCGGTTTCCTATTGCCAAAATGAAGCATTAGCTGTGGGCATTGTACccgaggaaaagaaaaaagaccaaTCACGTAAGGCAGTTCTTGCCCTGAGTATAGTTGGTGGCGTTGTCGGAGTGATCATTTTACTTGGTATAGTTTGTATAGTTGTAAGAAGAAAGAATGAGAAGAATACGGTGAAGAAACCTCCAACAAATTTAATAGTAGAGAATCCATCTGCTGGGTACACCTCAAAGCTGCTCTCGGATGCAA GGTATATATCTCAAACAATGCAGTTTGCACCACTTGGCCTTTCAACTTATAGATTGCTCTCATATGAAGAGATTGAGGATGCTACTAAAAATTTTGACTCTTCTGCTTTCATGGGTGAAGGTTCTCAAGGACAG ATGTACCGAGGTCAGCTGAAGGATGGCTCTTTAGTTGCCATTAGATGccttaaaatgaaaaaaagataTAGCACACAAAACTTCACACATCATATAGACCTTATTTCAAAACTCAGACACCGCCATTTGGTTAGTGCTCTTGGACACTGCTTCGAGTTGTACTTGGAAGATTCAAGTGTCAGCAGAATATTTCTCGTCTTTGAATATGTTCCGAATGGCACACTGAGAAGTTGGATTTCTG GAAGGAACTCGAGGCGATCACTTACTTGGACTCAACGTATAGCAGCAGCAGTAGGAATAGCAAAAGGCATCCAGTTTTTGCATACGGTTGCAGGTGTATATTCGAATAACATTAAAATAACAGATGTACTACTGGATCAAAATCTTGCTGCTAAAATTAGCAGCTACAACCTTCCTCTAATGGCTGAGAGCATGGCTAAG GTCGGTCGGGGAGTTTCTTCCGGTGGATCCAAAGATTCTGGCTGCCATGAAAG GATCAATCAGGAAGCTCAAGCTGACATCTACGACTTTGGAGTAATATTACTAGAAATCATCCGTGGGCGAGCACTCAAATCGAAAAGCGAAATTAATGTTCTAAGAGAGAAG TTACAAGAAGCCATTTCATCAGATAGCATTGCTCGAAGGAGCATAGTTGATTCGAGCATTCAAAACGAATGCTTAGATCAATCATTGAAGACAATGATGGAAGTATGTGTCAGGTGCCTGCTCAAGGATCCAGTCACCAGACCTTCCCTTGAAGATGTTCTCTGGAATTTGCAGTTTGCTGCTCAGGTTCAAGATGCGTGGTGTGGAGAATACCGTAGCAGTGACGGGTCTCCCATCTCTCCTTCTCAACCTAAACTCTCAATCTGCTAA